From a single Solanum dulcamara chromosome 4, daSolDulc1.2, whole genome shotgun sequence genomic region:
- the LOC129884528 gene encoding uncharacterized protein LOC129884528 yields the protein MANMISFLASLIIILAVFSQKINAVDYAVTNRAANTPGGARFNRDIGAQYSKQTLAASTSFIWKTFQQNSPADRKNVQKVSIFVDDMDGVAYASNNEIHVSARYIQSYSGNVKREITGVLYHESTHIWQWNGNGRAPGGLIEGIADYVRLKAGYAPSHWVKPGQGDRWDQGYDVTARFLDYCNSLRSGFVAQLNKKMRTGYSNQFFVDLLGKTVDQLWRDYKAKFRSLNESS from the exons ATGGCTAACATGATTTCCTTCCTTGCTTCTCTGATAATTATCCTTGCAGTATTCTCCCAAAAAATCAATGCGGTCGATTACGCGGTCACCAACAGGGCCGCAAACACCCCTGGTGGTGCCCGTTTCAACCGAGATATCGGTGCCCAATATAGCAAGCAAACACTGGCAgcttcaacttcattcatatgGAAGACATTCCAGCAGAACTCTCCTGCTGACCGCAAAAACGTGCAAAAAGTTAGCATATTCGTTGATGACATGGACGGAGTAGCTTACGCTAGCAATAATGAGATTCATGTTAGCGCTAG GTATATTCAGAGTTACTCTGGTAACGTCAAGAGAGAGATCACTGGAGTATTATACCACGAGAGTACTCATATTTGGCAGTGGAACGGGAACGGACGGGCTCCAGGTGGATTGATTGAAGGGATTGCTGATTATGTGAGGCTCAAAGCTGGTTATGCACCTAGCCACTGGGTGAAACCAGGGCAGGGTGATCGATGGGACCAGGGATATGATGTGACTGCTCGATTTCTTGATTACTGTAACAGTTTGAGAAGTGGATTTGTGGCACAACTTAACAAGAAGATGAGAACTGGTTATAGTAATCAGTTCTTTGTTGACTTGCTGGGAAAGACGGTCGATCAACTATGGAGGGATTACAAAGCTAAATTCCGCTCACTGAATGAGTCATCTTAA
- the LOC129885600 gene encoding gallate 1-beta-glucosyltransferase 84A24-like produces the protein MGSQGKMPPTHVFMVSFPGQGHVNPLLRLGKGLAAKGIFVTFSTAESYGAQMRKANKNLSDEPTPYGSGMIRFKFIDDGWDYSKPEGNDLDLYMQHLESVGKQLLPQMIEEDEKRGRPVSCLINNPFIPWVSDVAVTLGIPSAVLWVQSAASFSCYYHYLHKLTSFPTESNPNRQVQLPGMPLLKHDEVPSFLHPASHYTMLKKAILGQFEKLSSPFCILMDTFQELEYELVDHLSKICPIKTVGPLFKHPKLISPNGDDFRGDYLTSDNGIMQWLESKSSSSVVYISFGSIVILKQEQIDELAYGLLNSGVNFLWVLKEPSAGTGYLPVKLPDGFLDKAEDRAKIVQWCPQEQVLAHPSLACFLTHCGWNSTMEAISTGTPIIAFPQWGDQVLDAKYLVDVFKVGILLCRGEAENRIIPREEVEKCVREATRGAKAAEMKENALKWKKTAEDAVAEGGSSQQNLQAFIDDIVTKCTAEKFKKASLQ, from the coding sequence ATGGGTTCTCAAGGCAAAATGCCACCAACTCATGTGTTTATGGTCTCATTCCCAGGCCAAGGGCATGTCAATCCTCTACTTCGACTCGGCAAGGGCCTAGCAGCCAAGGGTATTTTCGTCACATTTTCTACAGCTGAAAGTTATGGCGCTCAAATGAGAAAAGCTAACAAAAACTTAAGCGATGAGCCAACACCTTATGGTTCAGGTATGATAAGATTTAAGTTCATTGATGATGGTTGGGATTATTCGAAGCCTGAGGGAAATGATCTCGACCTCTACATGCAGCATCTAGAGTCGGTAGGTAAACAACTCCTTCCTCAAATGATTGAGGAAGACGAGAAACGGGGACGCCCTGTTTCTTGTCTTATTAACAATCCCTTTATCCCTTGGGTTTCCGATGTTGCTGTAACTCTCGGAATTCCTAGTGCTGTCCTTTGGGTTCAATCTgctgcaagtttttcatgttaTTACCATTATCTCCATAAATTAACCTCTTTTCCTACTGAATCAAACCCTAATCGACAAGTTCAACTTCCAGGTATGCCCTTACTCAAACATGACGAAGTTCCTAGCTTTTTGCACCCTGCTTCTCATTACACTATGTTGAAGAAGGCTATTTTAGGTCAATTTGAAAAACTGTCTAGTCCATTTTGTATACTAATGGATACTTTCCAAGAACTCGAATACGAGCTCGTTGATCATCTTTCCAAAATTTGTCCAATTAAAACTGTTGGTCCATTATTCAAGCACCCTAAATTAATTTCCCCCAATGGAGATGATTTTCGCGGAGATTATTTAACGTCTGATAACGGCATAATGCAATGGCTCGAATCAAAATCATCATCCTCTGTTGTATACATTTCGTTTGGGAGCATAGTCATATTGAAACAAGAACAAATTGATGAATTGGCCTATGGCTTATTAAATTCAGGGGTGAACTTTTTGTGGGTATTAAAAGAGCCTTCAGCAGGGACAGGTTATTTACCAGTAAAATTACCTGATGGATTTTTGGATAAAGCTGAAGACAGGGCTAAAATTGTCCAATGGTGTCCACAAGAACAAGTTTTAGCACACCCGTCATTAGCCTGTTTTTTAACACACTGTGGATGGAATTCGACTATGGAAGCAATATCAACTGGTACGCCAATTATTGCGTTTCCACAATggggtgatcaagttcttgaTGCTAAGTACTTAGTGGACGTGTTTAAAGTTGGGATTTTATTGTGTAGAGGTGAGGCTGAAAATAGGATTATTCCACGAGAGGAAGTGGAGAAGTGCGTGAGGGAGGCGACGAGGGGCGCAAAGGCGGCAGAGATGAAAGAAAACGCGTTGAAGTGGAAGAAAACGGCGGAGGATGCGGTGGCTGAAGGTGGCTCCTCCCAGCAGAATTTGCAGgctttcattgatgacattgTTACAAAGTGTACTGCTGAAAAGTTCAAGAAAGCTAGCCTGCAATAG
- the LOC129885601 gene encoding methylthioribose kinase produces the protein MVSDGFRPLDEKSLVEYIKSTPSFVSILGKQFDKLEIKEVGDGNLNFVYIVVAPSGSIVIKQALPYIRCIGESWPMAKERAYFEVTALKEHGRLSPEHVPEVYHFDKTMCLIGMRYLEPPHIILRKGLIAGVEYPLLAEHISDYMAKTLFFTSLLYLTTTDHKRAVAEFCGNVELCRLTEQVVFSDPYKVSQYNHCTSPYLDADAEAVRNDNGLKIEVAELKSKFCERAQALIHGDLHTGSLMVTHDSTQVIDPEFSFYGPMGYDIGAFIGNLILAYFSQDGHADQANDRKSYKVWILKTITETWNLFHQKFLALWDEHKDGSGEAYLPDIYNNTELQQLVKQKYMKELFEDTLGFGAAKMIRRIVGVAHVEDFESIKDVAKRADCERQALNCAKKLLKERRNIKSIDEVVSTIEQVQLQ, from the exons ATGGTATCTGATGGGTTTAGGCCATTGGACGAGAAGTCATTGGTGGAGTACATAAAATCGACTCCTTCTTTTGTTTCAATTTTGGGGAAGCAGTTCGATAAACTTGAAATCAAGGAAGTGGGTGATGGAAATCTCAACTTTGTCTATATTGTTGTTGCCCCCTCTGGTTCGATTGTCATCAAACAG GCTCTTCCTTATATTCGATGCATTGGAGAGTCATGGCCAATGGCAAAAGAACGTGCTTACTTTGAAGTCACTGCACTAAAAGAGCATGGTCGTCTGTCTCCTGAGCATGTACCTGAAGTTTACCATTTTGACAAGACTATGTGTTTGATCGGTATGCGTTACCTTGAACCTCCTCATATTATATTGAGGAAGGGATTGATTGCTGGGGTCGAGTATCCGTTGCTTGCTGAACACATTTCAGACTATATGGCAAAGACTCTTTTCTTCACCTCCCTGCTTTATCTTACAACAACGGATCACAAACGTGCAG TTGCTGAATTTTGTGGAAACGTTGAGTTGTGTAGGCTCACTGAGCAGGTTGTCTTCTCGGACCCCTACAAAGTGTCACAATATAATCACTGTACATCTCCTTATCTTGATGCCGATGCAGAGGCAGTTCGCAACGATAATGGTTTGAAGATTGAAGTTGCTGAGCTTAAATCCAA GTTTTGTGAGAGAGCCCAAGCTCTTATACATGGCGATCTCCATACTGGTTCGTTGATGGTCACTCACGATTCAACCCAAGTAATTGACCCAGAATTTTCTTTCTATGGGCCAATGGGTTATGATATTGGAGCATTTATTGGAAATCTAATTCTGGCATACTTTTCCCAAGATGGACATGCGGATCAGGCCAATGACCGCAAG TCATATAAAGTTTGGATTTTGAAGACAATAACAGAGACTTGGAACCTCTTTCACCAAAAGTTTCTTGCACTCTGGGATGAGCACAAGGATGGTTCTGGTGAAGCATATCTTCCTGATATATACAATAATACTGAGCTTCAACAACTGGTGAAGCAGAAATACATGAAAGAACTCTTTGAGGACACCCTTGGATTTGGTGCTGCTAAAATGATAAG GAGAATAGTTGGGGTAGCTCATGTAGAAGATTTTGAATCAATCAAGGATGTTGCCAAACGTGCTGATTGTGAACGACAAGCGCTTAACTGTGCAAAGAAGCTTCTGAAAGAAAGACGAAACATCAAGAGCATTGATGAAGTTGTTTCCACAATTGAGCAAGTTCAGTTGCAGTAA